One segment of Alistipes finegoldii DSM 17242 DNA contains the following:
- a CDS encoding DUF6047 family protein: MNPKNEQPSTVFISVNPRYSADAVQILHKTYCEEDFRAFIHKSFPTPEKNHKTLSDNWMFAYEFQDGGKLPPLAPGANHSNFFRCIHDIASRENIKPVSIIPLRDACYCHNYGIDMFSDEGQHRNVIQQPGYKSISTHFAIFGQRGDIFPTCRAVDIGSGVLLYDRKSVSGEDAYKSFMQFCADHYFDPSLNIDRMKIYELHTFLDKKLLEEHCATLNFNFNYHGRDFTFRDLMQLPLIDSDILREGLPAKEYDMHPTSENYSLFLSGENVNLQPHTHTFDIAILDQIHQNGFPRERLSSEWHFVCHYLGNFKDLADEIVICDDPKKMDSLQQEAKHLAQALLDRDFPERRQITQNPEQSLMIEIPSENFHQGPKL, from the coding sequence ATGAATCCTAAAAACGAACAACCCTCCACAGTATTCATTTCGGTAAATCCTCGTTATTCGGCCGATGCCGTGCAGATCCTTCATAAAACATACTGTGAAGAGGATTTCCGCGCATTCATCCATAAGTCCTTTCCAACACCGGAAAAGAATCACAAAACACTCTCCGACAACTGGATGTTCGCTTACGAGTTTCAAGATGGCGGCAAACTGCCGCCTTTGGCTCCGGGTGCCAACCACAGCAATTTTTTCCGCTGTATACACGACATAGCATCCCGCGAGAATATTAAACCCGTCAGCATCATTCCTCTGCGGGATGCCTGTTATTGCCATAATTATGGCATCGATATGTTTTCCGATGAGGGGCAGCACCGCAATGTCATTCAGCAACCCGGTTACAAATCAATAAGTACGCACTTCGCCATCTTCGGACAACGCGGCGATATTTTTCCGACATGCCGGGCTGTAGATATTGGTTCCGGAGTTCTCCTCTATGACCGGAAAAGCGTATCCGGGGAGGATGCTTACAAAAGTTTTATGCAATTCTGTGCCGATCACTATTTCGATCCCAGCCTGAACATCGATCGTATGAAAATATACGAGCTGCATACGTTCCTCGATAAGAAACTGCTTGAAGAACATTGTGCGACCCTGAACTTTAATTTCAACTACCACGGACGCGATTTTACCTTCCGCGATCTGATGCAACTGCCGCTTATCGACTCTGATATTCTACGGGAAGGACTGCCGGCAAAAGAGTATGACATGCATCCTACCTCCGAAAATTACTCGTTGTTCCTCAGTGGTGAAAATGTCAATCTCCAGCCCCATACGCATACCTTCGACATCGCCATCCTTGACCAGATACATCAGAATGGTTTCCCAAGGGAACGACTATCATCGGAGTGGCATTTTGTCTGTCACTATCTGGGGAATTTCAAGGACTTAGCCGATGAAATTGTAATCTGCGACGATCCGAAAAAAATGGACTCGCTGCAACAAGAAGCCAAACATCTGGCTCAGGCATTACTCGACAGGGATTTCCCGGAGCGCCGGCAAATCACCCAAAACCCCGAACAAAGTCTGATGATCGAGATTCCATCCGAAAATTTTCACCAAGGGCCCAAACTCTAA
- a CDS encoding DUF6047 family protein, with protein METQKNSYSDLYLMLSPIYDTLHLRRCNLGDKGFEEFALENVQRAHDQALFPNNWMFHYHFSEEQIPRIKSLDGMHRRDFFQKLRPALLEEGITPLHILPLDRALYLHIHCKPLLASCRDIPTLALSDLFARDGNPDFELNLARPPFRAYTAVKTCQGVLLFTPTPKGARLLEGFMQNIADNFFLPQMPETEITISKLPAFDSELQDFADLCPLYKPSLTQRQKEMILAPAIFESEKILGNGLEYFHLDMAPTWSNYHKLVFPNNRTGLSCTQRNFNIMRLLAIAETGHFIYKFQNGMPETFSYRSSFSDLVKDRTPQYTELVSRRAKELLDRDFPDLRGRLAEQNQMQQQAQDKLDRLYESRSKGLKF; from the coding sequence ATGGAAACACAAAAAAACAGCTATTCCGACCTTTATCTGATGTTAAGCCCAATTTACGACACGCTCCACCTGCGGCGTTGCAACTTGGGGGACAAAGGTTTCGAAGAGTTCGCACTGGAGAATGTGCAGCGTGCCCATGACCAAGCGCTATTTCCGAATAACTGGATGTTTCATTACCACTTCTCCGAAGAGCAAATCCCGCGGATAAAATCCTTGGATGGAATGCACCGCAGAGATTTTTTCCAAAAACTCCGCCCTGCATTGTTAGAGGAAGGGATCACCCCTTTACATATTCTTCCTTTGGACAGAGCATTGTATCTGCATATCCATTGCAAACCGCTCCTCGCATCCTGCCGAGATATTCCCACACTTGCACTTAGTGACCTGTTCGCGCGGGACGGGAATCCGGATTTTGAACTTAACCTTGCACGGCCGCCGTTCCGGGCATATACAGCCGTAAAAACCTGTCAGGGAGTTCTTTTATTTACCCCTACACCAAAAGGAGCCCGGCTGCTGGAAGGCTTCATGCAGAACATCGCCGACAACTTCTTCTTACCGCAAATGCCGGAGACAGAGATCACCATATCCAAACTCCCGGCTTTTGACTCCGAATTGCAGGATTTTGCCGATCTCTGTCCGCTTTACAAGCCGTCATTGACGCAACGGCAGAAGGAAATGATCCTTGCCCCGGCAATTTTCGAATCAGAAAAAATCCTCGGCAATGGTTTGGAATACTTTCATTTAGACATGGCTCCGACATGGAGCAACTATCACAAACTGGTGTTCCCGAACAATAGGACGGGCCTTAGCTGCACCCAGCGCAATTTCAATATTATGCGCTTATTAGCAATCGCCGAAACCGGACATTTTATATATAAATTTCAGAATGGCATGCCTGAAACTTTCAGCTATAGATCCTCTTTCAGTGATCTGGTAAAAGACCGCACGCCTCAATACACGGAATTAGTGTCACGTCGTGCCAAGGAATTGCTCGATCGTGATTTCCCCGACCTACGCGGCCGCCTGGCAGAGCAAAACCAAATGCAACAGCAAGCGCAGGATAAACTGGACAGGCTCTATGAAAGCAGGAGCAAAGGTCTTAAATTCTAA
- a CDS encoding DUF6047 family protein encodes MFSDYDTPTPASVYLIINPDQKVEYLRLFDCGWLFSFIEREVSAYRLCKDRDIPDNWLMEYRFKDQSLIPPFSNTDNGDYLSRLLPVTNSLGIWPSNVVRLRDAVFCHKMHIEPLSEQGSHDVLLNHPHFTSSSNYYDDKLVKEGNYQFPCWKALESERGVLLFSETENGKLAFRKYWQYLTDHFFDPKFHIEFLNEYHVPKFMDPYASHVDRFYDLRIKRSIERESITPIPQEFFAPRELVRTGFCQQRFDMTPTGKNYELFAVGMHIYKEIKVTLDNYRLASLLHLCECGEPIHHLSPEKHQQCPYEADLNAIREKFYNKPSEEQEKAYREYGEKHLKEEFPLYWQKIAEHQTPEQEKATTPKIKI; translated from the coding sequence ATGTTCTCCGATTACGATACACCCACACCTGCATCCGTCTACTTAATCATTAATCCGGATCAGAAAGTTGAATACCTGCGGTTGTTCGATTGCGGCTGGCTGTTCTCATTCATCGAACGAGAGGTCAGTGCCTACCGCCTGTGCAAGGATCGGGATATTCCCGACAACTGGTTGATGGAATACCGGTTTAAGGATCAAAGTCTCATACCCCCGTTTTCAAACACCGACAACGGCGACTATCTCTCGCGGTTGCTCCCCGTAACGAACTCATTGGGTATCTGGCCCTCGAATGTAGTGCGGCTGCGGGATGCCGTCTTCTGCCATAAAATGCACATAGAGCCCCTGAGCGAACAGGGCTCCCATGACGTGTTGCTGAATCATCCCCATTTTACAAGCAGTTCAAATTACTACGACGACAAGTTGGTGAAAGAAGGGAATTACCAGTTTCCCTGCTGGAAAGCTCTCGAAAGCGAACGCGGCGTATTGTTATTCAGTGAAACCGAGAACGGGAAACTCGCATTCCGGAAATATTGGCAATACCTCACCGATCACTTTTTCGACCCGAAGTTTCACATCGAATTCCTCAATGAATACCATGTACCCAAATTCATGGACCCGTATGCCAGCCATGTAGACCGGTTTTATGATCTGCGCATAAAACGGAGCATCGAACGCGAATCTATCACGCCTATACCCCAAGAATTCTTTGCCCCGCGCGAACTCGTGCGCACAGGATTCTGCCAGCAGCGTTTCGATATGACTCCCACCGGCAAAAACTATGAACTCTTTGCCGTTGGAATGCATATCTACAAGGAGATCAAAGTAACGTTGGATAATTACCGCCTTGCATCGTTACTGCACCTCTGTGAATGTGGGGAGCCTATTCATCATCTCTCACCTGAAAAACATCAGCAATGTCCCTATGAAGCGGACCTCAATGCAATCCGCGAAAAATTCTACAACAAGCCGTCCGAAGAGCAAGAGAAAGCCTACCGAGAATATGGCGAGAAGCATCTGAAAGAGGAATTCCCTTTGTATTGGCAAAAGATCGCAGAACACCAAACCCCGGAACAGGAAAAGGCCACAACTCCCAAAATTAAAATTTAG
- a CDS encoding DUF6047 family protein: MNSPKEQDCVLLTLTKDNKIERVRHCTHSDDKLRDYFDAIIAKFKNDFYAMKDIWVLKMVFTDKSRIPDIAIMDQYETLQKLLRNPQLYGIKEHKAFLVHDLDFCSLHGFDPLSYEGAHEKIAKRIGVYAYTDDFRAIRTDRGVHVFTSDETGDHAIENCLSYYEGHFFSTKRGTDRFDLITVRPIDQIPQGILNPFADTVDWNTAPLDLPDDFFCKGVTMLELTEKKIDMLPTVSNYWSFSHENEISDISSSTDVYDYCCLIGICEGDIQRPDMIEGEWYESFSLENRFDDLLEELDDCDDNIERENVSSRIKKLAAKILTEEFADFRYCREPEKIEEQLQQIQTPETEDFQENSNKPKMKI, from the coding sequence ATGAATAGCCCCAAAGAACAGGATTGCGTCCTTCTTACCCTCACAAAGGATAACAAAATTGAACGTGTACGGCATTGCACCCACTCGGATGATAAACTCCGGGATTATTTCGATGCCATCATCGCAAAATTCAAGAATGACTTCTATGCAATGAAGGATATCTGGGTGTTGAAAATGGTTTTCACAGATAAATCCCGCATCCCGGACATTGCGATAATGGACCAATATGAAACCCTGCAGAAACTTCTGCGCAACCCCCAGCTATATGGTATAAAAGAGCATAAAGCCTTCCTCGTACATGATCTCGATTTTTGCAGCCTTCATGGTTTCGACCCGCTATCCTACGAGGGTGCGCACGAAAAAATAGCGAAAAGGATTGGTGTTTATGCGTATACGGACGATTTCCGGGCAATACGCACAGACCGCGGCGTGCATGTTTTCACTTCCGATGAAACCGGGGACCACGCCATCGAGAACTGTTTGAGTTATTACGAAGGGCATTTCTTCTCGACAAAAAGAGGAACAGACCGCTTCGATCTCATCACCGTGCGGCCTATCGACCAGATACCTCAAGGTATTTTGAATCCTTTTGCAGATACGGTAGATTGGAACACAGCGCCCCTCGATTTGCCCGACGACTTCTTCTGTAAAGGCGTGACCATGCTGGAACTTACCGAGAAGAAAATCGATATGCTCCCCACGGTCAGCAACTATTGGAGCTTCTCGCATGAAAATGAAATTTCCGATATTTCAAGTTCAACCGACGTATACGATTATTGCTGCCTGATCGGTATCTGCGAAGGAGATATTCAACGACCCGATATGATCGAAGGCGAATGGTATGAATCCTTTTCATTAGAGAACCGATTCGATGATCTGCTCGAAGAACTGGATGATTGTGACGACAACATCGAAAGAGAGAATGTCAGCTCCCGAATCAAGAAACTGGCCGCGAAGATCCTCACGGAAGAATTCGCCGACTTCCGCTATTGCCGGGAACCGGAGAAAATCGAAGAACAACTCCAGCAGATTCAAACGCCCGAAACGGAGGATTTCCAAGAGAACAGCAATAAACCCAAGATGAAAATCTAA
- a CDS encoding DUF6047 family protein, with translation MDKQSNPCSLYLSLLPENEIKNVYISDSDEEGFRQYLTEQVQKFDDSSCAIPDIWLVQINFENRRKVERATSKIEGIIRSELEQQKGKIMHVISLMDAYYCYLKHINPLLEENKYANIVKTEGYFLLMISSKTQYMHEHSLMGIRTDRGVHVFSPDRKGMKAMNACLHYYEKHFFCREHATDRLEVIYIKAIGEMPAPCGNLFGENNNLETTPLHLPQNYFCHDKSLVEITTSKFDMHPTMQNYSIFCTKNGIDPMKTSTPNFEFLCLAQIRDGYSHHLASLFPEWPDNTAFGTDFLDLFLKYGKCKDNTQLRIIQKEIKDFANRLINEKYPDKICCREPVQTQEYLPDDTPEQSTSPKLKI, from the coding sequence ATGGATAAACAAAGTAATCCCTGCAGCCTGTATCTTTCGCTTTTACCCGAAAACGAGATTAAAAATGTCTACATCTCGGATTCCGACGAAGAGGGATTCAGGCAATACCTCACTGAACAGGTGCAGAAATTTGATGACAGTTCATGTGCTATTCCTGATATATGGCTCGTGCAAATCAATTTCGAGAATCGCCGTAAAGTGGAAAGAGCGACCTCGAAAATTGAAGGTATTATCAGATCGGAACTTGAACAGCAGAAGGGGAAAATCATGCACGTAATTTCTTTGATGGATGCCTATTACTGCTACCTAAAACATATCAACCCGCTTTTGGAGGAAAACAAATATGCCAACATCGTAAAAACCGAAGGCTATTTCTTATTGATGATCTCCTCAAAAACCCAATATATGCATGAGCATTCCTTAATGGGAATCCGAACGGACCGGGGTGTACATGTTTTCTCTCCGGACAGAAAAGGAATGAAGGCAATGAATGCTTGCCTTCATTATTATGAAAAACATTTTTTCTGTCGTGAACATGCTACGGACCGGCTTGAAGTCATTTATATCAAGGCGATCGGAGAAATGCCGGCTCCCTGCGGCAATCTTTTCGGAGAAAACAACAATTTGGAGACAACGCCACTGCATCTTCCCCAGAACTATTTCTGCCATGACAAATCGCTGGTGGAAATTACAACCTCAAAATTCGATATGCATCCGACGATGCAGAACTACTCCATATTCTGCACGAAGAACGGGATTGACCCCATGAAAACCTCCACCCCGAATTTTGAATTTTTATGCCTGGCTCAAATTCGTGATGGCTATTCTCACCATCTGGCAAGTCTTTTCCCCGAATGGCCCGACAACACTGCATTCGGAACCGATTTCCTCGACTTGTTTTTAAAATATGGCAAGTGTAAAGACAATACCCAACTGAGAATAATCCAAAAAGAAATCAAGGACTTTGCCAACCGGCTTATCAATGAAAAATACCCCGACAAAATTTGCTGCCGGGAACCCGTACAAACCCAAGAATATCTTCCCGACGACACACCCGAACAATCAACGAGTCCGAAACTGAAAATATAG
- a CDS encoding DUF6047 family protein: protein MVQHIKANEPASLLLTLTPYKTAIHARITSDPEKDFPAFINSDIQHIGDDPRTVPGYWFLHVDYKHKKDIPELSSTDLLPKVIQALSRKVAVIKSGVPMIDVFFCRKQDLDALAPENRHEIIAQDFRYDVMVNEHTRNSDVKLNLFQGIRTDRGLHLFSQNANGQEGIRNFLHYYGNNFFNKQRPCNSLEIVTVYPLGNPPTIGKEISKMEIHKYLPSKLPKVIFCKDPALICITEHWFDMRPTLSNQRKIMTQNDLSYLQTNTRVHDFMCLAYLHEGICTHTRELPKDNINEFSHQDRFCSMMQELDAAQGTPRTEEIGKWVRELAGRILKKDFKDLHYRREPARAETQEHLISNPDDTPELSAYPKLKM, encoded by the coding sequence ATGGTGCAACACATTAAAGCAAATGAACCAGCGAGTCTGCTGCTGACCCTGACACCCTATAAAACGGCAATACATGCCCGAATTACCTCAGACCCCGAAAAGGATTTCCCGGCCTTCATCAACTCCGATATTCAACATATCGGGGACGATCCCCGCACAGTCCCCGGATACTGGTTCCTGCACGTCGATTACAAACACAAGAAGGATATACCTGAACTCAGTTCGACTGACCTGCTGCCAAAAGTCATACAAGCCCTTTCACGGAAAGTTGCGGTTATAAAGAGCGGAGTGCCCATGATCGACGTATTCTTCTGCCGAAAACAGGACCTCGACGCCCTTGCACCGGAAAACAGGCACGAGATAATTGCACAAGATTTCAGATACGATGTAATGGTTAATGAACACACCCGGAACAGCGACGTGAAATTGAATCTTTTCCAAGGAATCCGCACCGATCGAGGACTCCACCTTTTCTCGCAGAACGCCAACGGACAAGAAGGCATCCGTAACTTCCTGCACTATTACGGCAACAACTTTTTCAATAAACAACGGCCTTGCAATAGTTTGGAAATTGTTACCGTATACCCGCTGGGAAATCCCCCGACCATCGGCAAGGAGATAAGCAAAATGGAAATACATAAATATTTGCCCTCCAAACTGCCGAAAGTCATCTTCTGCAAAGACCCCGCACTGATCTGCATCACCGAACACTGGTTCGACATGCGGCCTACACTCAGCAACCAACGAAAAATAATGACCCAAAACGACCTTTCCTATCTTCAAACCAATACCCGCGTCCATGATTTCATGTGTCTGGCGTACTTGCATGAGGGAATTTGCACCCACACAAGGGAGTTGCCGAAAGATAATATCAATGAGTTTTCCCATCAGGACCGCTTCTGTTCCATGATGCAAGAGCTGGATGCCGCCCAAGGCACACCCCGAACCGAAGAGATCGGTAAGTGGGTGCGGGAACTTGCGGGCAGAATTCTCAAAAAAGACTTTAAGGACCTGCATTACCGCCGGGAACCCGCACGGGCCGAAACACAAGAACATCTCATCTCCAATCCCGATGACACACCCGAACTATCAGCCTATCCGAAACTGAAAATGTAA
- a CDS encoding DUF4209 domain-containing protein, with protein METLPDYYAKIDSPEFEGITSDDVLALLPHLDSSHPDYNTAARECMAFCIRKSFDNKDDPAMGTVFGLSWMRAGTSRNAAGEEIDIYEPDVRNLKPDDFEYYEDRYKACHSLFPKTEYGLLVYFGHATPYSKRNDFKSELGLKLSELAKIYWDKSLEGGEHNHNFQHYFRILTLAFNIFQRAKLTAELDVLCAEIIDHHDSWDIHRGDSLRGMLDLSGLMADNYSLFKDKVDFNHVVEKNLSAAHELEKTYTWGAIYIVDRCIKIRTKQNADSKDLIYYKAQLYEKMAGERDEEFVCLTFIEKALRLYKIAQSAEKVAQMEAAYMATRSQITLNTQFFKEFPPEYLKYVTKMINEIIATSDENGILSELTDASWFTDIAQIKAQAEVNQRGSLVPFLATTVIKDKFGNTVDQYITDEEIKEMFFWEEYGFAHQIGMRNLHQFILEVYKAGKLSYDSLLRYLENTWFNVPVPRTYNGQHIEVRVLDVLRPGLKLFFSELEATMKESDNYEFDYITVTDTLTLKIESILRLYCERIGIPTMKPREKAGVQLMMEKLLDDLLSDLKDTPERATGFREEDRLLLKYVLTLKGHNLRNRVAHGLMEAWEYNYFPNIVILLVILLRLSNYFK; from the coding sequence ATGGAAACCCTACCTGATTATTATGCAAAAATTGACAGCCCGGAATTTGAAGGGATAACAAGCGATGATGTTCTTGCATTGCTACCACATCTTGATTCCAGCCACCCGGACTATAATACCGCGGCCCGAGAGTGTATGGCTTTTTGCATCCGCAAATCGTTCGATAATAAGGACGATCCTGCCATGGGAACGGTTTTCGGGTTATCTTGGATGAGAGCCGGCACAAGTCGAAATGCGGCCGGAGAAGAAATAGACATCTATGAGCCTGATGTGAGGAATTTGAAACCGGATGATTTCGAATACTACGAAGATCGCTATAAGGCATGCCACAGCCTCTTTCCTAAAACGGAGTACGGTCTGTTGGTGTATTTTGGGCATGCTACTCCTTATTCCAAAAGGAACGATTTCAAGTCCGAATTAGGGCTTAAATTATCCGAGTTGGCGAAAATATACTGGGATAAATCTTTAGAGGGCGGAGAACACAACCACAATTTCCAGCATTATTTTAGGATTCTGACATTAGCCTTCAATATTTTCCAGCGAGCGAAGCTCACGGCAGAACTCGATGTGTTGTGTGCGGAAATCATCGACCACCATGATAGCTGGGATATTCACCGAGGAGATTCACTCCGGGGAATGCTTGATCTTTCAGGTTTGATGGCCGATAATTATTCCTTATTCAAGGACAAGGTGGATTTCAACCATGTAGTAGAGAAAAACTTGAGTGCGGCGCATGAACTCGAAAAAACATATACTTGGGGAGCAATATACATCGTAGATCGCTGTATAAAGATTAGAACCAAGCAGAATGCCGATTCTAAGGACCTGATTTACTATAAAGCTCAGCTTTATGAGAAAATGGCAGGTGAAAGAGACGAGGAATTTGTATGTCTCACGTTCATCGAGAAAGCCTTACGGTTATATAAAATTGCGCAATCTGCGGAGAAAGTTGCACAAATGGAAGCCGCTTACATGGCTACGCGGAGTCAGATCACGCTAAATACCCAATTTTTCAAAGAATTCCCGCCTGAATATTTAAAATACGTCACGAAAATGATAAATGAAATAATTGCGACATCCGACGAGAACGGTATCCTTTCGGAACTCACCGACGCGAGTTGGTTTACAGATATAGCGCAAATTAAAGCCCAAGCGGAAGTAAACCAGCGAGGAAGCCTCGTACCTTTTTTAGCGACTACGGTAATAAAAGATAAGTTCGGGAATACTGTGGATCAATATATTACCGATGAGGAAATTAAGGAGATGTTTTTCTGGGAGGAGTATGGGTTTGCACACCAGATAGGCATGCGAAACCTGCATCAATTTATCCTTGAAGTCTATAAAGCCGGCAAATTATCTTATGACTCTTTGCTGAGGTATCTTGAAAACACCTGGTTTAATGTTCCAGTTCCTCGCACCTATAATGGACAGCATATTGAGGTCCGGGTTTTGGATGTGTTGCGCCCCGGTTTAAAGCTATTCTTCAGCGAATTGGAAGCAACCATGAAGGAATCGGATAATTATGAATTCGACTATATTACTGTCACCGACACCTTAACTCTTAAAATCGAATCCATATTACGTCTGTACTGCGAAAGAATAGGTATTCCCACCATGAAGCCCCGAGAAAAAGCCGGCGTACAATTAATGATGGAAAAACTATTGGATGATCTCTTGAGCGATTTAAAAGATACCCCGGAGAGGGCGACCGGGTTCAGGGAAGAAGATAGGTTATTACTGAAGTATGTACTGACTTTAAAAGGACACAACCTGCGGAACCGGGTTGCTCATGGATTAATGGAGGCATGGGAATACAATTATTTCCCTAACATAGTAATCCTCTTAGTGATCCTGTTACGGTTGAGTAATTATTTCAAATAA